GGAGTGAAAACACTTGATCTTGCTAAACGCATTCTGGATAAAGGCTTTCACGCACCAACCATCTATTTCCCCCTGATCGTTTCGGAAGCAATGATGATCGAACCGACCGAAACAGAAAGTAAGGAAACTCTCGATGAATTCATAGAAGCCATGATTGAAATTGCGAGAGAAAGTGAAGATAATCCTGAAATCCTGAAAAATGCTCCAATTAACACTCCTGTTAAAAGAGTCGATGATACACTCGCTGTGCGGCAATTGAATGTGAAGTTTGAAATGTAGCACAGATTTGTAATCTGTAAAAAATATTATTCTTACCGGAATCTCAAAGAATTTAATACTTTGAGGAGTCAAATTGGCACCTTAAAATCAAAGCAAAAAAGTAATTCTAAAAATTTCATTGACAAATATTCAATGAGATGTATATAAGGACTATACATTAATAGGAGATTATTATGGAAGCAAGTATAGTCGATCTGCGTTATAAGATGAATGAAGTATTAAAAGCTTTGGATCGAAATGAAAAGATAACAGTGCTATATCGCGGAAAAGTAAAAGGATTTATACTTCCTGCAAAAAGTAA
The Candidatus Cloacimonadota bacterium genome window above contains:
- a CDS encoding type II toxin-antitoxin system Phd/YefM family antitoxin translates to MEASIVDLRYKMNEVLKALDRNEKITVLYRGKVKGFILPAKSKVQKKIKEHPFFGMSKFESKKTVLEELEELRKVRYNAI